In Vicinamibacteria bacterium, the genomic window GTCATCGCGGTCCTGGTCGCGCCGTCCTGCTCGAACAGAAGAACCGTCAAGGTTGTGCGCGGGGGCTCGGGAGGCGACAGCGGAAAATCAAACACGACGTCGCCGGCCCGCGTGAAACGCGAAAGCGTCCCAAAGCGTTCGACCACATCCGGGTCCTCGAAAGCTACCGCGCGGGACTCGCGGCCTGTTCCGTCTCTCGCCACCAGGTTCACGAGAGAGCCAAGGGTGCCGAACAGAGCATCGAACAGGACGAAGCGACCTTCGTCATTGGTTGTCGCCGTGTACTGGCCGCCCTGGAGCGCCTCGTCCACTCGAACGGTAACGCCCGAAAGCGGAATTTCGATTGGTGTCACGGCCGACGGGTCGATCTCTCGTGCGATTCCTGTGATTGCCCCCATCGCGTTTCTCCCGGTTGTAGGAAGCGTGGGATACCAAACGCAAAAGTAGAAGCCGCCACTAGAGATCCCGGGAAACGGTGGTGATTCGGTCTTCAGCTTTCCGGCCGTCACCACGGCGGTGTCGATGATTTCGTAGAGTACTTCGCCCTGCTCCTCGATCTTCCGCACGATGACGAAGTCCGCGTCCGGTGGTGCCAGCGGCGGGATGGGAAGCCTCAGGTCCGCCTCCTCCTCGAGCACGGCGCCGCCCATGTTCACTTCCACGCCGGAGCCAAATCCACCAGCGCCATCGGCGGCCGGCAATTCATCAAGAATGGTCTGCTCCACCTCCTTCAGAGTGAAGATCGATGCGCCTGCCAACGCTCCTTCTGGTATGACGAGCTCGAAATCCCCCAAAGCGATCTTGCCGCCTCGGCGGCCAATGGCGACCTCGCCGTCTGGTCCGTGGAACTCCGTCTTGTGGATCACGATTTCACGATTCGAGGCGTCGAGAATCCTTATTTCGAGCTCATCGGTGATGGAAGCCTGGATCGCGAAGAAAAGACTCCCGTCCGGGCCAACATTTCCAGTCACGACGATCCCGTTCGTCAGATTCACGATCGTCACCGAGCTTCCGGGCTCGAACGAGAACGCGGGCGCCTCGATGGTCACGAACCCGTCGGCGTCGGGAAAGCTCACCGTCAGCGTATCGGGGTTCGGCTCCGCGATCGAGTCGTCGAGGGTCGTGAAGCTCGATGCAAACGGGAGCAGAGGATTCGACGTGGTATCCCGGACGGCAGAGGATGCCACCACGACGTAGTTCGTCAGGGGTTCGAGATTGTCGTCGGGAAGGAACGAGACCGAGAGGTTGCCGACGCCCAGGACCGCACGGCCTGGAACCGGCGTCTCGTCCGCTCTCCTCAACGATACCGACGTGGTCGAAATCGTAGAGGGGTCGACGGGCTCGGAGAAGGTGAGCCGGATCGATGGGGATAGCGATACGCCCACGGCTCCATCGAGCGGTGTGGCGTCGGTGACGAACGGTCCGGTCAGGGTCAACGCGAGATCGAGGTTGACCGTGCTCGTCGCCGACGAAGGCGTTACGATGCTCACTGCCTGGTTGCCCGTGACCAGGCTGCGAGCCGTGATCGTCGTCGGTTCGAGTCTCGCCCCGACCGTATAGAAACCCGAGGCCGGCGTAACGTCGGTGAAAGGGCTCGTCGAGGACTCCACTACCGCGAGCCCAGCGGGGGAGCCGCCTTCGGTAACGGTCCCTTGAATGAGGCCGATAGGCTCCGAGGCCTGGAAGAAGAGATAGGTTCCGCCCGAATCGATGGCGACCGAGATCCGACCGTCCGCGAACGATGCCGGGCCGATGAGACGGACTTTTCTTTGTCCGGCGACGAAGAGGAACTTGCCGACGATGAGACCACTGGGCGAAACCAAGTTTGCCGGAAGGGAAAGGGTTCCGGGCACGGCGAGCGTTGCCCCGGAGAGATCCACCTCCGCCGACGCGACCAGGGTCAACCCGTCGAACCCGATTCCGAGCGTCAGCGGATCGTGGGCCTCAACGGAGACGCTGACGGTGCCGTTAGTCAACGCCCCCGAAGGCACGATGAGCTCCGCGCCGCCTGCGCCGTCAACGACGGCGCCTTCCTCTCCTACCAGAATGCCTCGATAGAAAGAGGGCGCCATCTCGATTTCGACGTGGATTCGGCCCTCCTTCAGCTCGTCCACCGTGAACTTTCGGCTAGGCGCTACCGGGAAGTCTACGTAAAGCTCTTCATCT contains:
- a CDS encoding Ig-like domain-containing protein, producing LPSGTLVSARVEETVESFAEGSLIREPFSQEMPLYRFPLREDEELYVDFPVAPSRKFTVDELKEGRIHVEIEMAPSFYRGILVGEEGAVVDGAGGAELIVPSGALTNGTVSVSVEAHDPLTLGIGFDGLTLVASAEVDLSGATLAVPGTLSLPANLVSPSGLIVGKFLFVAGQRKVRLIGPASFADGRISVAIDSGGTYLFFQASEPIGLIQGTVTEGGSPAGLAVVESSTSPFTDVTPASGFYTVGARLEPTTITARSLVTGNQAVSIVTPSSATSTVNLDLALTLTGPFVTDATPLDGAVGVSLSPSIRLTFSEPVDPSTISTTSVSLRRADETPVPGRAVLGVGNLSVSFLPDDNLEPLTNYVVVASSAVRDTTSNPLLPFASSFTTLDDSIAEPNPDTLTVSFPDADGFVTIEAPAFSFEPGSSVTIVNLTNGIVVTGNVGPDGSLFFAIQASITDELEIRILDASNREIVIHKTEFHGPDGEVAIGRRGGKIALGDFELVIPEGALAGASIFTLKEVEQTILDELPAADGAGGFGSGVEVNMGGAVLEEEADLRLPIPPLAPPDADFVIVRKIEEQGEVLYEIIDTAVVTAGKLKTESPPFPGISSGGFYFCVWYPTLPTTGRNAMGAITGIAREIDPSAVTPIEIPLSGVTVRVDEALQGGQYTATTNDEGRFVLFDALFGTLGSLVNLVARDGTGRESRAVAFEDPDVVERFGTLSRFTRAGDVVFDFPLSPPEPPRTTLTVLLFEQDGATRTAMT